A genome region from Arachis duranensis cultivar V14167 chromosome 6, aradu.V14167.gnm2.J7QH, whole genome shotgun sequence includes the following:
- the LOC110272980 gene encoding uncharacterized protein LOC110272980: MPLYAKFMKELLTNKRNWKEQETLVLTKECSAIIQHNLLEKMQDSGSFVIPCTIGDVTIQRALCDLEPRVVEDLLVKVVPFIFPANFVILDVEEDKKSSIILRRPFLATGRGLIDVQKGELTLTVNEEQVVLNVFKALKHPNDSEGCMRVDVVEPLIREVLEAEVLDHILDTLSEYELLEIDDSPPQKNLVKMTHIQ, translated from the exons atgcctctctatgctaaattcatgaaaGAGTTGTTGACTAACAAGAGGAATTGGAAAGAACAGGAGACACTAGTGTTAACAAAGGAGTGCAGTGCTATTATTCAACATAACCTTCTTGAGAAGATGCAGGATTCAGGGAGCTTTgtaattccttgcaccattggagatgTCACTATTCAGAGAGCCTTGTGTGATCTTGAACCTA GGgttgttgaggatttacttgtGAAAGTAGTGCCATTTATTTTTCCTGCTAATTTTGTTATATTGGATGTGGAAGAGGATAAAAAGTCCTCTATTATTCTTAGAAGACCCTTTTTGGCTACAGGTAGAGGTTTGATTGATGTGCAAAAGGGTGAATTAACCCTGACggtcaatgaagaacaggtggtccttaatgtatttaaagcccTCAAACACCCTAATGATTCTGAAGGGTGTATGAGAGTTGATGTTGTTGAACCACTTATTCGAGAGGTACTAGAAGCCGAGGTACTTGATCATATTCTAGATACTCTCTCTGAGTATGAATTACTTGAGATTGATGATTCACCACCCCAGAAGAACTTG GTGAAAATGACTCATATACAGTGA